A segment of the Octopus bimaculoides isolate UCB-OBI-ISO-001 chromosome 12, ASM119413v2, whole genome shotgun sequence genome:
cagggcttaaaaaaattGAAGGATCGCTGTATtaagaggggaatatattgaataaaatcataattaactgatctacCAGTTTTACCccaagctaggaacttttcagcacccgctTGTGTGTATCGTGTAAGTTGTCTGGTTTTGTTgttgggtgatgcattgtgtatTGTATATGCTGTGTGGTCCGTGAAATGTGGTTTGGTTTTAGTTGTCAGATGATGATTGTGTCATGCTAGAATTAGATGGCGAATCTGCAGAGTTGTATGTCTATCAGATAATTTTATTCCACGAAATGTTGTTCCAAAAAttgttgtgctccagcatggctgcagtcaaattactgaaacaagtaaaagaataaatgcaaaTAGTGTCACTTCCTTTTAATACTCGTCtcatttctgcttttttttttttttttttttttttttttttttttcagttttgtcagctcctccaccacctccaccaccaccagcaggtCACCCACAAATGCATTTTACAAGACCACCGCCGCCGCCCCCTCACCCACCACCCATGCCTCGGCCTGCTCCTGCCTTTTTACCCCATCAGCTGCGACATCGTCCACCGATGCCAGTGCGACACCCTATGCACATGCCCCCCAGGCCGGCTGGCATGCCACCATTCCAACCCCCTCCACCCAGGCCACCTATGATGGGCAACATGAGCGGTAGCAACCCTCCGCCCATGCCAAACCCAATGATGATGTCTCAACAACGATCTTTCATAGGTCCTCCTCCTCCGGGGACTATGTTCCCACCTCATTCCCTTGACACAGGCCCTAAGCCAGACAGTGTGTTGCCCCAAATGGTCAACATTGAAAAACCCCAAGTCATTTATTCAGCTCCTCCCACAAGTAAAGGCAAAAAATCTGAAGGCAATAAACAACCGCACAGCTCGTCCTTGAATGTGCCGCATGGTGCCAGCAACATGTCATCAATCCAAACTACTACGTCCTCGACAGTAGCCGCAGCCTCGTATCAGATGGCTGACAGTTCCCAGGTGACCCCTGCCGACAACACAGCAGAAGAGGAGAAATCATCGATGGAGATATCGAATGATAATGATGTGACTGTGCAACAGAAGAGAgacaaaaaggagaagaaaagaaaattcattcgAACAGCTGCTGGTCAAATTTGGGAAGATGCTACCTTAACNNNNNNNNNNNNNNNNNNNNNNNNNNNNNNNNNNNNNNNNNNNNNNNNNNNNNNNNNNNNNNNNNNNNNNNNNNNNNNNNNNNNNNNNNNNNNNNNNNNNNNNNNNNNNNNNNNNNNNNNNNNNNNNNNNNNNNNNNNNNNNNNNNNNNNNNNNNNNNNNNNNNNNNNNNNNNNNNNNNNNNNNNNNNNNNNNNNNNNNNNNNNNNNNNNNNNNNNNNNNNNNNNNNNNNNNNNNNNNNNNNNNNNNNNNNNNNNNNNNNNNNNNNNNNNNNNNNNNNNNNNNNNNNNNNNNNNNNNNNNNNNNNNNNNNNNNNNNNNNNNNNNNNNNNNNNNNNNNNNNNNNNNNNNNNNNNNNNNNNNNNNNNNNatcactgccagagcagcggtctcgctcccatgccagtggtacgtaaaaagcacccactacactcggagtggttggcgttaggaagggcatctagctgtagaaactctgccagatcatattggagtctggtgtagccatctgatttgctagtccccagtcaaatcgtccaacccatgctagcatggaaagcagccgttaaatgacaatgatggtgacgatgatatatatatatatatatattatactctttactcttttacttgtttcagtcatttgactgtggccatgctggagcaccacctttagtcgagcaaatcgaccccaggacttattctttggaagcttagtacttattctatcggtcacttttgccaaaccgctaagttatggggacgtaaacaaccagcatcggttgtcaagcgatgttggggggacaaacacagacacacaaacatatacacacatacacatatatatatacatatatacgacgggcttctttcagtttccgtctaccaaatccactcacaaggctttggtcggcctgaggctatagtagaagacacttgcccaaggtgccacgcagtgggactgaacccggaaccatgtggttggtgaatGGTCAATCTgagggctttagtagaaaaccTTTGCCCACATTGTTACAAGGCAAAGTTCTTAACTTGcccaatcgtccaacccatgcttgattttttttttttttccatcctcattactttattttatatcttgttaaggcaatcatcatcgtcatcatcatcatcgtttaacgtctgctttccatgctagcatgggttggacaatgaGCTGACTAAATTATTAGCACATCAGGCATTGGCTTTATATTGTTCGGAGTTAAGACCCCACCAAGTACaactttcttttttccctttcagagttgattaaataaataaagtaccaactaaatactgaggttgatgtaattaactatctCCCTCCCgtcaaaaattactggccttctttcagacaaaattagaaagaattattttatatcaatCATTTTGTGAAtagcagtttgtgtgtgtgcatgtgactggCTTCTGCACAGCTTTCAcataccaaatttcactcacaaggcattggtgccAGACAATGGGATCGAAACTGATGGAAACAACTTCTTAACTGTACAGTCATGTGGATATGTGATAAGATTTATCAACTCATTGTGAACTTATACAGAGTTGTCAGTGTAATGGCAAAAAAACCTGTTTTGCTATTTTGAATGTAAACAGAGTTATGCACCTTACTGCAAGAAGCTACACACAAGATGCAAGTAGGTTTCAAATCTTGAGCTTGTAGTCAATAGACCAATACCTTGGTCACAcagctaatatataatatatatttatatatcgtcgCCCTTCTGGTACTTGTGCCGGGGGCACGTGTAAaaactttcgagcgagatcgttgccagtgccgctgggctggctcctgtgcaggtggcacgtaaaatacactatttcgagcgtggccgttgccagtaccgcctgactggccttcgtgccggtggcacgtaagagcacccactacactctctgagtggttggcgttaggaagggcatccagctgtagaaaccctgccaaatcagattggagcctggtgtagccatctggttcaccagtcctcggtcaaatcgtccaacccatgctagcatggaaagcggatgttaaacgatgatgatgatgaagatata
Coding sequences within it:
- the LOC106883788 gene encoding RNA-binding protein 42 codes for the protein MAMLTQEKLKEMEEEMDRFEQEILVPSNEDENDIPRMIIGSNTYTKVQAQLKLARHPGEEFPVSSAPRMVMDKCLQRTSSHITPTSMEIPLSVLSAPPPPPPPPAGHPQMHFTRPPPPPPHPPPMPRPAPAFLPHQLRHRPPMPVRHPMHMPPRPAGMPPFQPPPPRPPMMGNMSGSNPPPMPNPMMMSQQRSFIGPPPPGTMFPPHSLDTGPKPDSVLPQMVNIEKPQVIYSAPPTSKGKKSEGNKQPHSSSLNVPHGASNMSSIQTTTSSTVAAASYQMADSSQVTPADNTAEEEKSSMEISNDNDVTVQQKRDKKEKKRKFIRTAAGQIWEDATFSSADDFRIFCGDLGNEVTDEILTRAFSKFASFVKAKVVRDKRSNKTKGYGFVSFKDPNDFVRAMREMNGKYVGNRPIKLRKSSWKERNIEIVRKKDKEKKRLGLR